CCGTCTTGGACAACGTAATCCGTGTCGCGAAGCATAATGTTATTGGCACGTAACGCTAAGTTAATGTGATGATTTAATGCTACATGCGATAAATCATATAAGTTTTCAATCCCAAATGCTTTTTCGGTTTTATTCATTCCTTCTTCGGTTAACTGAATCGTTTTCGTTTTTACATCAATCGTAAAATCTGTTTCTTTTTTTAACGTTTTCACGAAACGATCCGCCTGTCCGTAAAGGTCTGTTGATTTTTGAGCAGAACCAGAAATAATTAGTGGTGTCCGCGCTTCATCAATTAAAATCGAGTCGACCTCGTCAATAATGGCATAATGAAGCGGACGTTGTACTTGTTCTTCTTTATATACAACCATGTTATCGCGCAAATAATCGAATCCAAATTCATTATTCGTCCCATATGTAATATCTGCTGCATATGCTTCTCGTTTTTCTTCCGAAGACATACCACTAATATTTAATCCAACCGTTAAACCTAAAAATTGAAACAGTTGGCCCATTTGTTCCGCATCACGACGAGCTAGATATTCGTTGACCGTTATGATATGTACTCCTCTGCCAGAAAGGGCATTTAAATAGGCAGGTAACGTCGCAACGAGCGTTTTCCCTTCCCCAGTTTTCATTTCCGCAATATTTCCTTCATGAAGGGCTAGTCCACCGACTAATTGTACATAATACGGATGTAACCCGAGCGAACGCTTCGCTGCTTCACGCGCCACCGCAAATGCTTCAACTTTAATGTCATCAAGCGTTTCTCCTTTTTCAAGACGCGCTTTAAACTCATCCGTTTTTGCCCGCAATTGTTCATCAGACAATGCTTCTGTTTCAGATTGTAATGCATCTATTTCATGCGCCGTTTTTTCTAACTTCTTCAGTTGGCGACTCGTGCCGTCTGGAATAATCTTTTTTAAAAAATCTAACATGATAAACGACCTCATTTCGTTTTTATGCGTTTCTTTTTTCACTCGATAGCCTTAAAATACCATCAAGTTTAATCATAACAATTAAAAAAACCGCTGACAAGAAGGCAGACAGGAAAGTGTAACATTATTTATTCGAAGTCCATTTGGTAGGTATTGGGGGAAAGAAAGAAAATAACGGAACGATACGAACGAAAAAAAAGGGTTACCCAACAAATGTCGGGCAACCCTTTTCCTATATGATCATTCAGGTTCAATTACACCGTATTGACCGTCTTTACGACGATACACTACATTGGTGTCGCCTGTTTCGGCTTCTTTAAATACGAAGAAGTTATGTCCTAACATATCCATTTGAAGAACGGCTTCTTCTACATTCATCGGTTTTAAATTAAACCGTTTGGTACGATAAATTTTGATTTCTTCCTCTTCCGCTACAGGTGCGTTTACAAATGGCGCATCCGCAAATTCGAATTTCGTAGCACCTTCTTGACGTGCTTTACGATTTACTTTTGTTTTATGCTTACGAATTTGACGTTCTAGTTTGTCAATGACTAAATCAATCGCAGCATACATATCATTATGAGTTTCCTCTGCACGTAATAACAAGTGCGGCATTGGAACGGTTACTTCCACTTTTTGTTTTTTATCGTTGTACACTTTTAAATTCACATGTACATCAGTTCTTGGAGGAGTGTCAAAATATCGTTCTAATTTTCCAACTTTTTTTTCAACATAATCTCTTAGAGCATCTGTTACTTCAATGTTTTCTCCACGGATATTGTATAGCATAACGAATTCCCCTCTTTCTATTTCCAGTGTACCTTACACTATGTATGTACCCGCTTTCAAAAAGAATAAACATAGGAAAAGCAAAAAAGTGGAGGGTGGCTTGCTCACCGACAGAGTAATAAAGCGCACGATGGAAGAGGCGTCTCTTTGCCTCTGGAATCGGGTGACTTATTACGGTAGTCGGTAGCCTCCCGAAACTGGATCATTAAAAAAGTGGAGGGCGCTTGTTCAGGGGCGACTAGCATAAGATGAATTGCAGAATGAGGCGATTCTTCCTCATGGAGCAATACAGCTTATGACTCGAGCCCCTAGCGCCCGGAACTGGATTATTAAAAAGTGGAGATGGGCTCGGTCAACGACGGAGCTATAAGGCGGAGGGCGGAAGAGGAGCCTTTTTGCCTCTGGAGCACTTTGACTTATAGCGGAAGTCGTTAGCCCATCGCAACTGGATTATTAAAAAGGTCCAACTCAAAAGATTCCAATTTTATATTATTGGCAGTGCGCTAAATTAATTATATACTTACTATATAATTAATTTAGTTAAATATTTAAATAGGCTGTGAGTATGTGTTGAAAAATAATAAAATAAAATATGTAGAAATCATTATGAAGGAAATGCTTGAAATACAGCAAAAGTCCAAGATGTTTACCAATCTTCTTTCTGAAGGAGAAGCACTATCGCAAAACCAGCTTATCCTTCTCATTCAACTGAAAATTAATGGTGGAATGAAAGTAACGGAAATTGCAGATTTTTTTAGTGTTACTCCTGGAGCTGTAACATCAATGTGTGATAAATTAGAAAAATTACTTTTAGTGCAAAGGGTTAGAGAAAAAGAAGATCGGCGAGTGGTGAAGGTAATTTTAACAAATAACGGCGAAGCTAAGGTTCAAACCATTTTTTTGAAGTTTTCTCAAGAAAAACTGACAGAAATAGCACAATCATTAATGGAAGTTAATCAATTAATGGAAAAAATCTTTTGAAAACTGTTTTCAAAAGATACATGAACTCGAAATGAACAAAATAAAAAGATTCAAAACATTGTTACATGAATGTTTTGGATCTTTTTATTTTGTCAAAATTCCCTTTGAAAGTCGTAATCGCTCACATGAAAATATACGGAATTTTTTTATTCTTGACAAAATGATAGTACATATAATTTAATTGATATATATTTTAATAGATAAAATATATATCAATTAAATTATTATGAGGTGATAATTAGTGAACAATAAACCAGTTCAAAAACTACGTAGTATAACTCTGACAAGCGGTAGTGTGAAAAATCTAGATGCAGACCTTGAACAACTAAATATTCGCGGCTCTGTATCTTTATATCCAGAAATACGCTTACAAATCATTTCAACCCATGGATATAGTTCTTTTCATTCTTGTGTAGAAGCACATAGTTTACAAAGTTCAGGGTCATGTAAAATGAAAAACATTTGTAAAATTAATGAAATTATAAATGCAGGAAATCTAAAGATGCAAAAAGGACTTGTAACAAAAATTAGTAGTTCAGGAAAACTGACAATTGAACAACAATTACAGGCAGAATGTATAGATGCAGTTGGGATAGTGCGGGCATTAGACATACAAGCAAAGTATTTTAATTTAAAATTGTCTAGTGAAAGTTTCATTGAATACCTTATGGCAGATGAAATATACGTAGATAAGGATGTATTATCGTTTTCTTTTTTAAGGAAAAGACTAAATTGCAAAAGTATAAAAGGAAAAAACGTCCATCTTTCTTATACAGTTGCAGAAAGCGTAGAAGGGGATGTTGTATCAATTGGTACTAAATGTACTATCAAAAAACTTTACTATAAAGAACATTATTCGATTTCTCCAAGTGCGAAAGTACAACAGATAATCAAGAGGGAGAAGGCATGAAACTAAATAAAGCGATGTCTTCCTTTTTTTATACATTAGCCATTTTAGTTTTATCTATCTTATATGCAGGGTTAGTTTTAAGTGCGATTTTTTCTGTACTAGCCGGTATTTTAAGAACATTTGGTTTCGAACAAATAAAAATGGGGATTTGGTACGGCGTGGAACTTCCAATAGCTTTAAGTATTCCTCTATCAGTACTTGTTTCTTTTTTCCTTCTTTTTTGTTCACATTATGTAAAACGTTTTATTACATTTTTCGTCTCGAAGCTTAAATGTTAATATGCTTTAAAAAATCCCACTATCTAATGATGACAGATAGTGGGATTTTAGCATTCAAAAACCCATTTCAATAAATTGAAATGGGTTGAATTTGCTTGTAATTACTCATTCACTTAAAGGGAATGGGAATTAAAGCTTAGTTACGTTAGAAGCTTGAGGTCCACGTGCTCCTTCAACGATTTCAAACTCAACTTGTTGGCCTTCTTCTAAAGTTTTGAAGCCGTCAGTTTGAATTGCTGAGAAGTGTACGAATACGTCGTCGCCATCTTCACGTTCGATAAATCCAAAACCTTTTTCCGCATTAAACCATTTTACTTTTCCTAACATTAATTCACATTCCCTTCGTTTCTTAAATCTTCGATAGAGGACGTTTCCTCTTATATTGACTATACGCTACTATCGCATAGAAGTCAAACAAATTTAGGAAGTTATCACAAAAAACTTTCAATTGTAACGTTTTCCTGTTAATTACGTTCATCATAAAATGTCCCATCAATGGAAAAACCGTCATACGGGTTAGCATATGCATTGGAAGTGTGCTGTTGTTTTTTCATTTGATTCATTTTTACTTTCACGGATGCATATAACGCTTTTGTCATTTTTTCGATTTCTTCATTTAATTGTATAATATGTTGACCAAGTTCTTTTTCTTCCTCCGTCGTTGGCGGTTGAATTGATGTAATTAATTGATCGCGCGCGTTGAAGTAATCTTCTAATTTTTTTAAATCGTTATCGCTATTTTCTTCGGTAATGCCTTGTTTTAAATGTGCGACCATTTCTTCTGAAATGGCCGCATATTTTTTTAGTGCTTCATTCATTACACACGTCCGTCGGCATTGACCGCTTTTTGTTGTTGTGTGATTTTTAATACTGCTTTCCACGTATCGCGAAATTCCACCACATATCCTTCTGCTTCTTCTAACACTTCCACGTCATTTTGTACATTTGCCTCAATAAGGCGACGATGAATGTAATCGTACATTTGCATCATATTTGCAGCGACTGAAATATCTGTATTTAGTGTGACCATTAATTCTTGAATAATGTCTTGTGCTTTTTTCAAATTTTCATTTTTGCCATTCACATCGCCATTTTTCATCGCTTGTTTTCCAGCTGAAATAAACTTTAAACATCCATTATATAACATTAATGTTAACTCTCCTGGGGGAGCTGTGTTTACTGTATTTTGTT
The genomic region above belongs to Massilibacterium senegalense and contains:
- the fliS gene encoding flagellar export chaperone FliS; translated protein: MSVNNPYQAYKQNTVNTAPPGELTLMLYNGCLKFISAGKQAMKNGDVNGKNENLKKAQDIIQELMVTLNTDISVAANMMQMYDYIHRRLIEANVQNDVEVLEEAEGYVVEFRDTWKAVLKITQQQKAVNADGRV
- a CDS encoding flagellar protein FliT produces the protein MNEALKKYAAISEEMVAHLKQGITEENSDNDLKKLEDYFNARDQLITSIQPPTTEEEKELGQHIIQLNEEIEKMTKALYASVKVKMNQMKKQQHTSNAYANPYDGFSIDGTFYDERN
- a CDS encoding MarR family winged helix-turn-helix transcriptional regulator, coding for MKNNKIKYVEIIMKEMLEIQQKSKMFTNLLSEGEALSQNQLILLIQLKINGGMKVTEIADFFSVTPGAVTSMCDKLEKLLLVQRVREKEDRRVVKVILTNNGEAKVQTIFLKFSQEKLTEIAQSLMEVNQLMEKIF
- the hpf gene encoding ribosome hibernation-promoting factor, HPF/YfiA family, giving the protein MLYNIRGENIEVTDALRDYVEKKVGKLERYFDTPPRTDVHVNLKVYNDKKQKVEVTVPMPHLLLRAEETHNDMYAAIDLVIDKLERQIRKHKTKVNRKARQEGATKFEFADAPFVNAPVAEEEEIKIYRTKRFNLKPMNVEEAVLQMDMLGHNFFVFKEAETGDTNVVYRRKDGQYGVIEPE
- the cspD gene encoding cold-shock protein CspD — encoded protein: MLGKVKWFNAEKGFGFIEREDGDDVFVHFSAIQTDGFKTLEEGQQVEFEIVEGARGPQASNVTKL